The Curtobacterium herbarum genome contains the following window.
GTGACGATCGCGCCGTCCTTCCCCGGGCCGTGGGCGTCGTAGACCACGAGGAACAGGCTGTCCCGGTACCGGTCGAGCTTCGGCCGCTGTCCGCTCTCGACGGCGTCCTCCACCGCGAGGACGTGGATGCCCAGTTCCTCCTGCACCTGCTCGAGGTCCGCGGGCTGCGGGTCGGTGAAGTCGATCCACACGAAGGCGCCGTCGCGGGCGACCAGGTCCGAGACCTGCTCCACGGGGAAGTCCCGCTCCGCCGACGAACCGTCCTGCCAGCAGCGGGTCTCGACCATGGGCTGAGCCTAGTGACGGAGGACTGCGTGCCGGACCCGGCCCCGCGCCTCCCGGCCGGGCACGGGTGAGCGTCCCCTCAGCCCGGTCGCCCACGCGCTGGTAGTTTCGGTCCCGACGCCCCGGCAGGCCGCCGGGCAGGAACGGAGCACCCGCCACCCATGCCCGCAGACCGCACCGACAGCACGCGCTACGCCTTCGTCGTCGCCTCCAACCGCCTCCCCGTGGACCGCGTCGTCGAGGACGACGGCACCGAGGGCTGGCGGCACTCGCCGGGCGGCCTCGTCACCGCACTCGAGCCGGTGATGCGCGCGAACGACGGCGCCTGGGTCGGGTGGGTCGGGCAGCCGGACGTCACCGTCGAGCCGTTCGACAACGAGGGCATCCACATCGTCCCGGTGCCGCTCAGCGCCGACGACGTGCAGGAGTACTACGAGGGCTTCAGCAACGACACGCTCTGGCCGCTCTACCACGACGTCATCGAGCACCCGAGCTACCACCGCGACTGGTGGAACGCGTACAAGCGCGTGAACCAGCGCTTCGCCGAGCAGATCGCCGAGATCGTCGAGCAGGACGGCATCGTCTGGGTGCAGGACTACCAGCTGCAGCTCGTACCGGCACTGCTCCGGGCGCTCCGCCCCGACCTGACGATCGGCTTCTTCAACCACATCCCGTTCCCGCCGGTCGGCATCTACGCGCAGCTGCCGTGGCGCGCGCAGATCCTCGACGGTCTGCTCGGTGCCGACGTGATCGGGTTCCAGCGCCAGGACGACGCCAGCGACTTCCTCCGCGCGGTCCGGCACATCAAGGGCTACACGACGAAGGGCTCGACGGTGGACGTGCCCGTCGACGACCCGAAGGCGCCGCGCAGCCGCAAGGGCATCACGGTCCGGCACGTCGAGGCCCGGCACTTCCCGATCTCGATCGATGCCGAGAGCTTCGAGGAGATCGCCCGCCGGCCCGAGGTGCAGCAGCGCGCCAAGGAGATCCGCGACGGCCTCGGCAACCCGAAGACCGTCCTGCTCGGCGTCGACCGGCTCGACTACACCAAGGGCATCCGGCACCGCATCAAGGCGTTCGGCGAACTGGTGGAGGACGGCCGTCTGGCGGTCGAGGATGCCGCGCTCATCCAGGTCGCCAGCCCGAGCCGCGAACGGGTCGACACGTACCGGATGCTCCGCGACGAGATCGAGCTCAGCGTCGGTCGCATCAACGGCGACCTGGGCGTCATCGGCCACCAGCCGATCTCGTACCTGCACCACGGCTACCCGCGCGAGGAGATGGTCGCGCTGTACCTGGCCGCGGACATCATGCTCGTCACGGCCCTCCGTGACGGCATGAACCTGGTCGCGAAGGAGTACGTCGCGTCCCGCCACGACAACGACGGCGTCCTGATCCTGTCCGAGTTCGCCGGAGCAGCGGACGAGCTCAAGCAGGCCGTCATCGTCAACCCGCACGACATCGGGGCGCTCAAGGACTCGATCCAGCGCGCCATCGAGATGCCGCGCCGCGAGCGCTCGACCCGGATGCGTGCCCTCCGGAAGCGCGTCAAGGACAACGACGTGGCCCGGTGGTCGCGCTCGTTCCTCGAAGCCCTCGACCGGCACGCGCCGAAGGGCGCCCAGATCGACGCGGAGTCGGTCGAGCAGGGCGAGCCGCACCGCGAGGCACAGACCGACGGCACGTCGATCTTCGACCAGGACGCGCAGAAGGCGCGCGCCGCCGAGGACACCCGGGAGGACCGTGATGCCTGACCAGACGACGGACAGCGGTCTCGTGCCGGCCCTCGAGACGCTCGCGGCTGCGCCGCGACTGCTCGTGGCGCTCGACTTCGACGGCACGCTCGCACCCTTCGCCGACGACCCCTCCCAGGTCGGCGCCCTGCCCGGCAGCTGGGCGGCGGTCCTCACCCTGCAGCGTGCTCGGGACACCGAGGTCGTGCTGGTCTCCGGACGGCCGCTCGGCAGCCTGGCCGAGGTGTCGCACGCACCCGAGGGCATGGCGCTGATCGGCTCGCACGGCGTCGAGTGGCGGGTCGACGGCCACGACGCGGACGCCCTGACCCCGGACGAGACCGCCCGGGTGGCGCGCATCGGTGCGGCGCTCGACGAGGTCGGCGACCGGCACCCGGGCGTCGTCATCGAGCACAAGCCCGCCGGCCACGGTGTGCACACCCGACGGGTCGGCGCCGAGGAAGCCGCGGCCACGAACGCCGAGGCCAGCCGAGCGGCGCACGACGCGGACCCCGACGTGCTCGAGCGCGGGGGCAAGGACATCCTGGAGTTCGCGGTCCGGCACGTCACGAAGGGCGACGCGATCGAGCGCCTGCGTGCCCTCCGTGGTGCGGACGCCGTGTTCTTCGCGGGCGACGACGTCACGGACGAGGACGCCTTCCGGGTGCTCCACGACGGCGACGTCGGCGTGAAGGTGGGGGAGGGCGACACCCTGGCCACCCACCGGGTGGCCGACCCCGGGGCGCTGACCGACGTGCTGAAGCAGCTGGCGCGGGCGCGGGCGACCCGCTGACCCGGCCACGCGCCTCCCGTCACCGGTGTCTTGGAGGACCATCAGGCAGAACAGCATGCGGATGCATGGTGGTGCGCCATTGGTATCCCAAACGGTCCTAGACTCTGGACATGCCTGACATCGACGTGAAGCCGCGCAGCCGGGTCGTCACCGACGGGATCGAAGCAACCACTTCGCGTGGCATGCTGCGGGCCGTCGGGATGGGCGACGAGGACTGGGAGAAGCCGCAGATCGGCATCGCCTCGTCGTGGAACGAGATCACCCCCTGCAACCTGTCCCTCGACCGGCTCGCCCAGGGCGCCAAGGAAGGCGTCCACGGCGGCGGCGGCTACCCGCTGCAGTTCGGCACCATCTCCGTCTCCGACGGCATCTCGATGGGCCACGAGGGCATGCACTTCTCGCTCGTCTCGCGTGAGGTCATCGCCGACAGCGTCGAGACCGTCGTGAACGCCGAGCGGCTCGACGGCACCGTCCTGCTCGCCGGCTGCGACAAGTCCCTGCCCGGCATGCTGATGGCGGCCGCGCGTCTGGACCTGGCGAGTGTCTTCCTCTACGCGGGCTCGGTCATGCCGGGCTACGTCAAGCAGGACGACGGCACGATGAAGGAAGTCACGATCATCGACTCCTTCGAGGGCGTCGGCGCGTGCAAGGCCGGCACCATGAGCGAAGCAGAGCTCAAGAAGATCGAGTGTGCGATCGTCCCGGGTGAGGGCGCCTGCGGCGGCATGTACACGGCCAACACCATGGCGAGCCTGGCCGAGGCGCTGGGCATGTCGCTGCCGGGGTCCGCCGCGCCGCCGAGCGCCGACCGCCGCCGCGACTACTACGCGCACCGGTCCGGCGAAGCCGTCGTGAACATGCTCCGCCTGGGCCTGACCGCCCGTGACGTCCTGACGCGCGAGGCCTTCGAGAACGCCATCACGGTGCTCATGGCGCTCGGCGGTTCGACGAACGCCGTCCTGCACCTGCTGGCGATCGCGCACGAGGCCGAGGTCGAACTGACCCTCGACGACTTCAACCGCATCGGCTCGAAGGTCCCGCACCTGGCCGACATGAAGCCGTTCGGACGCTTCGTGATGAAG
Protein-coding sequences here:
- the otsB gene encoding trehalose-phosphatase, yielding MPDQTTDSGLVPALETLAAAPRLLVALDFDGTLAPFADDPSQVGALPGSWAAVLTLQRARDTEVVLVSGRPLGSLAEVSHAPEGMALIGSHGVEWRVDGHDADALTPDETARVARIGAALDEVGDRHPGVVIEHKPAGHGVHTRRVGAEEAAATNAEASRAAHDADPDVLERGGKDILEFAVRHVTKGDAIERLRALRGADAVFFAGDDVTDEDAFRVLHDGDVGVKVGEGDTLATHRVADPGALTDVLKQLARARATR
- the ilvD gene encoding dihydroxy-acid dehydratase translates to MPDIDVKPRSRVVTDGIEATTSRGMLRAVGMGDEDWEKPQIGIASSWNEITPCNLSLDRLAQGAKEGVHGGGGYPLQFGTISVSDGISMGHEGMHFSLVSREVIADSVETVVNAERLDGTVLLAGCDKSLPGMLMAAARLDLASVFLYAGSVMPGYVKQDDGTMKEVTIIDSFEGVGACKAGTMSEAELKKIECAIVPGEGACGGMYTANTMASLAEALGMSLPGSAAPPSADRRRDYYAHRSGEAVVNMLRLGLTARDVLTREAFENAITVLMALGGSTNAVLHLLAIAHEAEVELTLDDFNRIGSKVPHLADMKPFGRFVMKDIDQQGGIPVVMKALLDAGLLHGECMTVTGKTVAENLAEIDPPQLDGQVFRTLDNPIHATGGLTILQGSFAPEGAVVKTAGFDADVFEGPARVFDRERAAMDALTEGRIQKGDVIVIRYEGPKGGPGMREMLAITAAIKGAGLGKDVLLLTDGRFSGGTTGLCIGHIAPEAVDAGPVAFVRDGDRIRVDIPARSLDLLVDPAELEARRDGWAPLPPRYTRGVLAKYAKLVQSAALGAVTG
- the otsA gene encoding alpha,alpha-trehalose-phosphate synthase (UDP-forming), whose protein sequence is MPADRTDSTRYAFVVASNRLPVDRVVEDDGTEGWRHSPGGLVTALEPVMRANDGAWVGWVGQPDVTVEPFDNEGIHIVPVPLSADDVQEYYEGFSNDTLWPLYHDVIEHPSYHRDWWNAYKRVNQRFAEQIAEIVEQDGIVWVQDYQLQLVPALLRALRPDLTIGFFNHIPFPPVGIYAQLPWRAQILDGLLGADVIGFQRQDDASDFLRAVRHIKGYTTKGSTVDVPVDDPKAPRSRKGITVRHVEARHFPISIDAESFEEIARRPEVQQRAKEIRDGLGNPKTVLLGVDRLDYTKGIRHRIKAFGELVEDGRLAVEDAALIQVASPSRERVDTYRMLRDEIELSVGRINGDLGVIGHQPISYLHHGYPREEMVALYLAADIMLVTALRDGMNLVAKEYVASRHDNDGVLILSEFAGAADELKQAVIVNPHDIGALKDSIQRAIEMPRRERSTRMRALRKRVKDNDVARWSRSFLEALDRHAPKGAQIDAESVEQGEPHREAQTDGTSIFDQDAQKARAAEDTREDRDA